A part of Podarcis raffonei isolate rPodRaf1 chromosome 12, rPodRaf1.pri, whole genome shotgun sequence genomic DNA contains:
- the ZNF775 gene encoding zinc finger protein 775: protein MEERREIGGLLRKRDSGENEASQNVSSEVLCTTRYTEEGSCPEKEAKKPNGTTDTKRAVKGAIFQCASRRRSFPRWHRLAVRNQKMPPAEEEEEDDPNSGGSRGLCTYGAGRADLAGEELRSAVRVGEGKATQRTGAAEGDFTCGECGIGFAWRSSLNTHQRTHTGGKPFGCQACGRRFSQKQHLAKHQRTHFRARPSPSACPECQRSFSNKAVLRLHRRIHACQRRLVFQELKEAYRETVARQREEARASLGWAPARPTGRRRGVKKFICSECGKGFTWWSSLSIHQRIHTGEKPFPCAQCGKSFTQKPNLLRHLRYHSGERPHACAECGKGFTQKQHLLKHQRTHAAEKGFQCHTCGHTFPTKGSLTGHQRDGHAGSEALAERESLEAVVESLMAGGQGLFRPAEVSGQQGDDGQPVLIVEPGTRPLALSQTKKGVFWKPELPKPPAPEQKQYICNECGKGFVSWSALTIHRRIHTGERPYQCGECEKRFSQKPNLVRHQRYHTGEKPYPCAECGKRFVQKHHLAKHQRVHRKGAPQGPAPALKVEAR from the exons atggaggaaaggagagagattgGTGGCCTCCTGCGTAAGAGAGATTCTGGAGAAAACGAAGCGTCCCAGAACGTCAGCTCAG AAGTCCTCTGCACGACCAGATATACCGAAGAGGGAAGTTGTCCAGAAAAAGAGGCCAAGAAACCAAACGGAACCACCGACACGAAGCGGGCAGTGAAAGGCGCCATTTTCCAGTGCGCCAGCCGGAGAAGGAGTTTCCCTCGATGGCACAGACTGGCCGTGAGGAACCAGAAGATGCCcccagcggaggaggaggaagaagacgacCCCAACTCCGGAGGAAGCAGGGGCTTGTGCACCTATGGCGCAGGAAGAGCGGACTTGGCGGGTGAAGAGCTGCGCAGCGCTGTCCGAGTTGGGGAGGGCAAAGCGACCCAGAGAACGGGCGCCGCGGAGGGAGACTTCACCTGCGGGGAGTGTGGGATAGGCTTTGCCTGGCGGTCATCGCTGAACACCCACCAGCGCACCCACACCGGGGGGAAGCCCTttgggtgccaggcgtgcgggAGGCGCTTCAGCCAGAAGCAGCACCTTGCCAAGCACCAGCGGACCCACTTCCGGGCGCGGCCAAGCCCAAGCGCCTGCCCCGAGTGCCAGCGGAGCTTCAGCAACAAGGCGGTGCTGCGCCTCCACCGACGGATCCACGCCTGCCAACGTCGGCTGGTTTTCCAGGAGCTGAAGGAGGCCTACCGGGAGACGGTGGCCAGGCAGCGGGAGGAGGCGCGGGCCAGCCTGGGCTGGGCGCCAGCGCGGCCCACAGGGCGCCGTCGGGGGGTGAAGAAGTTCATCTGCAGCGAGTGCGGCAAAGGCTTCACCTGGTGGTCCTCGCTCAGCATCCACCAGCGCATCCACACAGGCGAGAAGCCCTTCCCGTGTGCccagtgcgggaagagcttcacccAGAAGCCCAACCTCCTGCGCCACCTCCGGTACCACAGCGGCGAGAGGCCTCACGCCTGCGCCGAGTGCGGAAAAGGCTTCACCCAGAAGCAGCACCTGCTCAAGCACCAGCGGACCCACGCGGCGGAGAAGGGTTTCCAGTGCCACACCTGCGGGCACACCTTCCCCACCAAGGGGAGCCTCACGGGGCACCAGAGGGATGGCCACGCGGGATCCGAGGCCCTGGCGGAGCGGGAGAGCTTGGAGGCGGTGGTGGAATCGCTGATGGCCGGAGGGCAGGGCCTTTTCCGCCCCGCTGAGGTCTCTGGGCAGCAGGGCGACGACGGGCAGCCGGTCTTGATCGTCGAGCCGGGGACTCGGCCGCTGGCTCTGTCGCAGACGAAGAAGGGGGTCTTCTGGAAGCCTGAGCTGCCCAAGCCCCCCGCCCCGGAACAGAAGCAGTACATCTGCAACGAGTGCGGGAAAGGCTTCGTGTCGTGGTCGGCTCTCACCATCCACCGCCGGATCCACACCGGCGAGAGGCCTTACCAGTGTGGCGAGTGCGAGAAGCGCTTCAGCCAGAAGCCAAACCTGGTCCGGCACCAGCGCtaccacacgggggagaagccctaccCCTGCGCTGAGTGCGGGAAGCGTTTCGTCCAAAAGCACCACCTCGCTAAGCATCAGCGGGTGCACAGGAAGGGCGCCCCGCAAGGGCCGGCACCCGCTCTGAAGGTGGAGGCGCGGTAG
- the REPIN1 gene encoding replication initiator 1 isoform X1, whose product MAGGSLAQVPVAFEDVVVYFSREEWAQLAEWQKELYQDVMAENYELVSSLECLLSIPELLSRLARGEAPHPAADPPPSAGNADSPADVIETQPQKAPDTPVASEGPGPDSAKTPRPRAAKKGPKRGASQATQEPSGAGRAPADRSKTPKREKPFKCPKCQRRFLGRLALTAHRRLHVRKWPRPGPQSAGRAPQAPELAVPQEGQPGASPSPFPCSQGEGTLPFWPEMALHQQSPLTHGFNPWSLGYGPQPLPGHQAPGLPGNGEFICDQCGWSFHGWEELVTHQMAHMAAEGIAGSVPKAGALAQLSGDRPYACAQCGKSFRHKPNLLAHRQVHTGERRYQCQECGKSFGSKAYLASHQHIHTGEKPYVCAQCGKSFRHKPNLISHQKIHTREPLPPSHPLDAFEGDAFQNPRTAADALGLDAFRRPLPQPPVPLVPTDARLACAQGDTPLPPLPSVLPPPPAAMAERPFVCPVCAKQFRCKPYLVAHIRIHTGEKPYACSRCPKRFSQKSNLVSHERLHTGEKPYACPLCPRVFSQGSNMRAHQRSHRNVAAPGETGVSLRQGYVVRQIQPPPPPPPN is encoded by the exons ATGGCCGGAGGGAGCCTGGCTCAG GTGCCCGTGGCCTTTGAGGACGTGGTGGTCTATTTCTCGCGTGAGGAGTGGGCACAGCTGGCAGAATGGCAGAAGGAGCTATACCAAGACGTAATGGCAGAGAATTACGAGCTGGTCTCCTCGCTGG AATGCCTGCTCTCTATCCCTGAACTGCTCTCCCGGCTGGCGCGGGGAGAGGCGCCCCACCCTGCTGCAGACCCCCCACCCTCTGCGGGAAACGCCGACTCCCCAg CTGACGTGATTGAGACACAGCCCCAAAAGGCGCCGGACACCCCAGTGGCCTCCGAGGGACCCGGTCCAGACTCGGCAAAGACCCCCCGCCCTCGGGCTGCCAAGAAGGGCCCCAAGAGAGGGGCGTCGCAGGCCACGCAGGAGCCCTCGGGGGCCGGCCGGGCCCCTGCAGACCGGTCGAAGACCCCCAAGCGGGAGAAGCCTTTCAAGTGCCCCAAGTGCCAGCGCCGTTTCCTGGGCCGCCTGGCGCTGACCGCCCACCGGCGCCTGCACGTCCGCAAGTGGCCCCGGCCGGGCCCCCAGAGCGCGGGAAGGGCCCCCCAGGCGCCAGAGCTCGCCGTGCCCCAGGAAGGCCAGCCGGGTGCCAGCCCCAGCCCTTTCCCCTGCAGCCAGGGCGAGGGCACCCTGCCCTTCTGGCCGGAAATGGCTCTGCACCAGCAGTCTCCTCTGACGCATGGCTTCAACCCCTGGTCTCTGGGCTACGGCCCCCAGCCCTTGCCCGGCCACCAGGCGCCCGGCCTGCCCGGCAACGGGGAGTTCATCTGCGACCAGTGCGGCTGGAGCTTCCATGGCTGGGAGGAGCTGGTGACGCACCAGATGGCGCACATGGCGGCCGAGGGCATTGCCGGCTCCGTGCCCAAAGCGGGAGCCCTGGCACAGCTGTCGGGCGATCGCCCTTATGCCTGCGCCCAGTGCGGCAAGAGCTTCCGCCACAAGCCTAACCTGCTGGCGCATCGGCAGGTGCACACGGGCGAGCGCCGCTACCAGTGCCAGGAGTGCGGCAAGTCCTTCGGCAGCAAGGCCTACCTGGCGTCGCACCAGCacatccacacgggcgagaagccctacgtGTGCGCCCAGTGCGGCAAGAGCTTCCGCCACAAGCCCAACCTCATCTCCCACCAGAAGATCCACACTAGGGAGCCCCTGCCGCCCAGCCACCCGCTGGACGCCTTCGAGGGAGACGCCTTCCAGAACCCGCGCACCGCGGCAGACGCCCTCGGGCTGGACGCCTTCCGCCGGCCCCTGCCACAGCCGCCAGTGCCGCTGGTGCCGACCGATGCCCGCCTGGCCTGTGCGCAGGGCGACACACCTTTGCCGCCGCTGCCCAGCgtgctgccgccgcctcccgcGGCAATGGCCGAGCGCCCCTTTGTGTGTCCCGTCTGCGCCAAGCAGTTCCGCTGCAAGCCCTACCTGGTGGCGCACATCCgcatccacacgggcgagaagccctacgcCTGCAGCCGCTGCCCCAAGCGCTTCTCGCAGAAGTCCAACCTGGTGTCTCACGAGCGCctgcacacgggggagaagccctacgCCTGCCCGCTCTGCCCCAGGGTTTTCAGCCAGGGCTCCAACATGCGCGCCCACCAGAGGAGCCACAGGAACGTGGCCGCCCCCGGAGAGACGGGCGTCAGCCTCCGACAGGGGTATGTGGTGAGGCAGATCCAGCCGCCCCCGCCGCCTCCGCCAAACTAG
- the REPIN1 gene encoding replication initiator 1 isoform X2: protein MAENYELVSSLECLLSIPELLSRLARGEAPHPAADPPPSAGNADSPADVIETQPQKAPDTPVASEGPGPDSAKTPRPRAAKKGPKRGASQATQEPSGAGRAPADRSKTPKREKPFKCPKCQRRFLGRLALTAHRRLHVRKWPRPGPQSAGRAPQAPELAVPQEGQPGASPSPFPCSQGEGTLPFWPEMALHQQSPLTHGFNPWSLGYGPQPLPGHQAPGLPGNGEFICDQCGWSFHGWEELVTHQMAHMAAEGIAGSVPKAGALAQLSGDRPYACAQCGKSFRHKPNLLAHRQVHTGERRYQCQECGKSFGSKAYLASHQHIHTGEKPYVCAQCGKSFRHKPNLISHQKIHTREPLPPSHPLDAFEGDAFQNPRTAADALGLDAFRRPLPQPPVPLVPTDARLACAQGDTPLPPLPSVLPPPPAAMAERPFVCPVCAKQFRCKPYLVAHIRIHTGEKPYACSRCPKRFSQKSNLVSHERLHTGEKPYACPLCPRVFSQGSNMRAHQRSHRNVAAPGETGVSLRQGYVVRQIQPPPPPPPN, encoded by the exons ATGGCAGAGAATTACGAGCTGGTCTCCTCGCTGG AATGCCTGCTCTCTATCCCTGAACTGCTCTCCCGGCTGGCGCGGGGAGAGGCGCCCCACCCTGCTGCAGACCCCCCACCCTCTGCGGGAAACGCCGACTCCCCAg CTGACGTGATTGAGACACAGCCCCAAAAGGCGCCGGACACCCCAGTGGCCTCCGAGGGACCCGGTCCAGACTCGGCAAAGACCCCCCGCCCTCGGGCTGCCAAGAAGGGCCCCAAGAGAGGGGCGTCGCAGGCCACGCAGGAGCCCTCGGGGGCCGGCCGGGCCCCTGCAGACCGGTCGAAGACCCCCAAGCGGGAGAAGCCTTTCAAGTGCCCCAAGTGCCAGCGCCGTTTCCTGGGCCGCCTGGCGCTGACCGCCCACCGGCGCCTGCACGTCCGCAAGTGGCCCCGGCCGGGCCCCCAGAGCGCGGGAAGGGCCCCCCAGGCGCCAGAGCTCGCCGTGCCCCAGGAAGGCCAGCCGGGTGCCAGCCCCAGCCCTTTCCCCTGCAGCCAGGGCGAGGGCACCCTGCCCTTCTGGCCGGAAATGGCTCTGCACCAGCAGTCTCCTCTGACGCATGGCTTCAACCCCTGGTCTCTGGGCTACGGCCCCCAGCCCTTGCCCGGCCACCAGGCGCCCGGCCTGCCCGGCAACGGGGAGTTCATCTGCGACCAGTGCGGCTGGAGCTTCCATGGCTGGGAGGAGCTGGTGACGCACCAGATGGCGCACATGGCGGCCGAGGGCATTGCCGGCTCCGTGCCCAAAGCGGGAGCCCTGGCACAGCTGTCGGGCGATCGCCCTTATGCCTGCGCCCAGTGCGGCAAGAGCTTCCGCCACAAGCCTAACCTGCTGGCGCATCGGCAGGTGCACACGGGCGAGCGCCGCTACCAGTGCCAGGAGTGCGGCAAGTCCTTCGGCAGCAAGGCCTACCTGGCGTCGCACCAGCacatccacacgggcgagaagccctacgtGTGCGCCCAGTGCGGCAAGAGCTTCCGCCACAAGCCCAACCTCATCTCCCACCAGAAGATCCACACTAGGGAGCCCCTGCCGCCCAGCCACCCGCTGGACGCCTTCGAGGGAGACGCCTTCCAGAACCCGCGCACCGCGGCAGACGCCCTCGGGCTGGACGCCTTCCGCCGGCCCCTGCCACAGCCGCCAGTGCCGCTGGTGCCGACCGATGCCCGCCTGGCCTGTGCGCAGGGCGACACACCTTTGCCGCCGCTGCCCAGCgtgctgccgccgcctcccgcGGCAATGGCCGAGCGCCCCTTTGTGTGTCCCGTCTGCGCCAAGCAGTTCCGCTGCAAGCCCTACCTGGTGGCGCACATCCgcatccacacgggcgagaagccctacgcCTGCAGCCGCTGCCCCAAGCGCTTCTCGCAGAAGTCCAACCTGGTGTCTCACGAGCGCctgcacacgggggagaagccctacgCCTGCCCGCTCTGCCCCAGGGTTTTCAGCCAGGGCTCCAACATGCGCGCCCACCAGAGGAGCCACAGGAACGTGGCCGCCCCCGGAGAGACGGGCGTCAGCCTCCGACAGGGGTATGTGGTGAGGCAGATCCAGCCGCCCCCGCCGCCTCCGCCAAACTAG